The genomic window AAGCTCTAAATTCAAAAGATGAAGATAGTTTTAAAGCTATTAGAGATTTTGGACCAGCTTGTGGTATAAATGATGGTTTTAGTGGAGTTATTCATCTTTTAGTAAAATATGATAATCTAAAACAGATGTTAATTGCAAACTCAAAAGCTGGTGGAGACACGAGTGCACGAGCAATGATTGCAACTATAATATTTATGGCAAACAATGAAATAGGGCAATTACCAAAAGAGTGGATGAATATAAACGCAAAAATTTAGAAGGAGTATTTATGAAAAAAACTTTAGTAAATTTTTTTTCAGATAAGTTATATATAGAGTTATCAATTACCTCAGTACTATTTCTGATTGCACTTGCTATGGATAAACTTATGGATTTTATTATTTATATGCTTTATTTTGTGATTTTTCTAGAAATTGTACGAGCTGTTGTAAATTATGTCAGAGAGCAGCGTGTTACTATGACATTACTTGTTGATGCTTTTATTATTTTAGCTTTAAGAGAGTTTATTGTAAATGTTGTAAAAGTAAATAAAGAAGATTTAGGTAGTCTCGAAGCAATATTTTCAAGCCCTATAAATTTTAACCTTTTAATTTTATCAGGGGTTATAATATTTTTATTACTTGTGAGATATTTATCAATTATTACATCTCAAAAAAATGTACTAAAAAACATAGAAGAAGATTAAATCAAAAGAAAGAGTGTATATGCAGAAAATTTTAGTTGTAGCCTTTTTACTATTTTCACTAGTTAATAATTTATTAGCAAATGAAGGTTATACAAAACAAGAGATTGAAAGAATGATTTCAAAAATGGTGATTTTAGGTTTTAATGGTGAAAGTGTAAATCAAAATGATGAAATTTATAAAAACATAAAAGCAGGTTTAGGTGGAGTTATCTTATTTGATAAAGATCCAAATGATAAGAAAAAAGTAAAAAATGTAAGAAGTAAAGAGCAGTTAAAAAAATTAACTTCTTCATTACAAACTATTTCAAAACAAAAACTTTTAATTTCAATTGACCAAGAGGGTGGAATAGTTCAAAGATTAAAAAGTGAAGATGGTTTTGTAAATACGCCAAAAGCTATTGATGTGGCTTCAAAAGGTGAAGATTTTGCTAAACAAACATATAAATTATTAGCAAAAGATTTAAGCGAATCAGGTATAAATGCAGATTTTGCACCAGTTGTAGATTTAGCAATAAATAAACAAAATAAAGTAATTGTAACACGAGGAAGATCATTTGGTGAATCATCAAAAGAGGTTATAAAATACTCTTCTATATTTGTAGATGAACTAAAAAAACAACATGTTATTTCTGTTTTAAAACATTTCCCAGGACATGGATCATCTTTGGCTGATTCACACTTAGGTTTTGTGGATATTACAAATACTTGGAATGAAAAAGAGTTAGAGCCATATAAATATTTTATTAAAAATAATAAAGTTGATATGATAATGACAGCTCATGTTTACAATAAAAATTTAGATGAAGAGTATCCAGCAACTCTATCTTATGAAATTAATACAAAATTATTAAGAGATAAGTTAGGTTTTAATGGAGTTTTAGTAAGTGATGATTTACAAATGTATGCTATTTCAAAACATTATGATTTAAAACAGACTTTAACTTTGGCTATAAATTCAGGTGTAAGTATGCTTTTATACGCAAATCAATTAGCAAAACCTATTACATTAAAACAAATAGTTGATACAGCTTATTCATTGGTTTTAAGTGAAGAAATTTCTTTAGAACAAATCGTAAAAGCAAACGAGAGAATTGATAAAATGATGAGTAAATATTAATCAATTCTAAATTAAAAAAGAGGTTTTAATTTAAAACCTCTTTACTTTTATCTCTTTTTCTTGATAAATCTGACATCAAAATCCCAATCCAATGACTACTTGTATTTGAATCGAAGGCAATTTTTAAAGTCATAGTAATTGGAACTGCTAAAAACATTCCAACAATTCCTAGAATATAACCCCAAAAAATTAGTGAAAAGAAAATAACTAATGGAGAAAGTCCTAACTCTTTTCCCATAAGTTTTGGTTCTAAAATATTACTTATTGAGATATTTATTACAACATATAAAACTATAACCCAAATAGTTGCACTTAAAGGCAAATTCATTAAAGCTAATAAAATTGCAGGAATAGACGCAATAATAGATCCAACAACAGGAACAAAGTTAAATAACATTGCAATTACTCCCCATAATATTGGATAATCAACTCCAAAAAATGATAAAACAATAGCTATTATGAATCCTGTTAAAAAACTTGTAAAAGATTTAACTACAAAATATCTTTGGATATTGTATGAAAATAGATTGAAGTGTTCTAGTTTTCTAGCATTATTTCTAAAAATTACTTTTAATTTTGTTTGAAAAGATTTTGATTCAGCAAGGATAAAAGCTACTCCAATAATTACAAGTAAAAACTTAGATAAAAAGGTACCGATACTTCCTATAATATTTGTTGTATAACCAAAAAATGAGCTAAAACTTAGTGTATTTAATATTTTTTGTTTATCAATTTCAAAACCTGATACTTGGGCAAAATGTATTGAATTTATAATAAGATTTTTAAATTTTTCTTCATATGCAGGTAAATTTTCTACAAAATCATTTAAAGATATATTTATCACATAGGCAAACATGAAACTTATAAAAACCACAATTAATAATATTAGAAAATAAGAAATAATTCTTGGAATATTCTTTTTTTCTAAAACATTAAGAAGTGTTGAGAATATCGAAGATATAAAAATTGCTAAAAAAAGTATTACTACTACTTCACTTGCCATTTTTATTCCAGCTATTATTACAATAAAACTTGCAAAATAGAAGAAATAATTTTTTAAATTGAATGAATCTATCAAAATAATCCTTTAAAATTTTTATTTTAATTATAGTTAAAAAAAGTTAAATTAACTGTTTCTTTACAAACTCTAAATAGTGACCCTCTTGTTCTTCTAGTTCTTTGTGTTTTCCTTGTTGTACAACTTTACCATCATCTATCACATAAATCATATCAGCATTTTTTACTGTACTTAATCTATGAGCTATTGTAATAACAGTTTTATCTTTTAAGAACTCTTCCAATTCAGTAAATAGTTTAACTTCTGTATGAACGTCCAAAGCTGATGTAGATTCATCAAAGATAACAATAGCTGGATTTGCTATAATCATTCTTGCTATTGATAATCTTTGTCTTTGCCCACCACTTAATCTAATCCCATGTTTTCCCACAATAGTATCAAGTTTATCCGTCATATTTTCAACAGTTTGAAAAAGTTGCGCAATTTTTAAAGCTTTGTAAATCTCAACATCGCTTATATTTTCATTTCCCATTGTGATGTTAAATCTCAAACTGTTATTAAACAAAATTGGCATTTGTAAAACTAAAAAGATATTTTCTCTTAGACTTTGTTTATTTAAATCTTCAATATTAATATTATTATAAAAAATATCTCCAGAATTTTTTGCATAAAAACCAGAAATTATATTTGCAATTGTAGTTTTTCCACTTCCACTTGCACCAATGATTGCTACTTTTTCACCTGATTTAATATTAAAAGAGATATTTTTTAATACTTCTTTATCTTCATTATAATAAAAACTTAGATTTTTCAAAGAAATATCAACTTTTTTAGAGTTTGAATCAAGTTTTAAAATTCCATTTTTTTCTTGTTTTAAATCCAAGATTTTATTTATTCTAGTTATTGCAGCACTAGCACTTGAATATGCATATTGAATAGTTAAAATATCTTGAACAGGAGTCATAATAAACCAAATATATCCAAACATAGCAAACATTAAACCAATAGATAAATCGCTATATGCCACAAGTAAAAGTCCTACCGCTCTAAAAATCTCAAAAGCTATTAAAAAAATAGTAAAAGAAAATCTTTCATAAGCAACACTTTTATAGTTGAATTCATTTGAAGTTTTTTGGATATTTTTAGCTTTATTTATTGAGTCTTCAAAAAAGAAATTTTCTTTATTACTAGCTTTTATTTGACCAAATAAATCTAAGGTTTCATTTATATTATTTTGAAATTCTTCAATTGCTTTATTTTCTTCTTTTTTTAATACACCTGTTTTTTTAGAGATTTTTTTAGAAAGAACCATAATAATTGGTTGAATAAATAAAATCATAAGTCCTAAAATTGGGTCTATTGTAATTATTACAATAGCAACTGCAATTAAAGTTAAAATTGAAGCTATGAATTTACTAGCAATGGTAACTATAAAATTATCTAAGGTATTTACATCTGTTACTAAGTTTGCACCAATTGAGCCAGAACCTAAACTCTCATATTCATTCATATTTACAAGTTCAAGATGATTTAAAAGTTTTTCTCTTATTTTAAAAGTTACATATTTTGATATTTTTGTAAATATTTTAGTGATTAGTACACTAAACAAAAAATATATTATTCGAAGAAATAAAACAATAAAAGTAACAAGTGCAATGTAATAAAAGGCACTTCCACTTCCTAAAAATTTATCAATATTATTTACAAAAAAATCAGGCTTTTTAAGTAACACTTCATCGACTAATAAAGGTAAAA from Arcobacter venerupis includes these protein-coding regions:
- a CDS encoding phosphate-starvation-inducible PsiE family protein, coding for MKKTLVNFFSDKLYIELSITSVLFLIALAMDKLMDFIIYMLYFVIFLEIVRAVVNYVREQRVTMTLLVDAFIILALREFIVNVVKVNKEDLGSLEAIFSSPINFNLLILSGVIIFLLLVRYLSIITSQKNVLKNIEED
- a CDS encoding glycoside hydrolase family 3 N-terminal domain-containing protein, whose product is MQKILVVAFLLFSLVNNLLANEGYTKQEIERMISKMVILGFNGESVNQNDEIYKNIKAGLGGVILFDKDPNDKKKVKNVRSKEQLKKLTSSLQTISKQKLLISIDQEGGIVQRLKSEDGFVNTPKAIDVASKGEDFAKQTYKLLAKDLSESGINADFAPVVDLAINKQNKVIVTRGRSFGESSKEVIKYSSIFVDELKKQHVISVLKHFPGHGSSLADSHLGFVDITNTWNEKELEPYKYFIKNNKVDMIMTAHVYNKNLDEEYPATLSYEINTKLLRDKLGFNGVLVSDDLQMYAISKHYDLKQTLTLAINSGVSMLLYANQLAKPITLKQIVDTAYSLVLSEEISLEQIVKANERIDKMMSKY
- a CDS encoding AI-2E family transporter — its product is MIDSFNLKNYFFYFASFIVIIAGIKMASEVVVILFLAIFISSIFSTLLNVLEKKNIPRIISYFLILLIVVFISFMFAYVINISLNDFVENLPAYEEKFKNLIINSIHFAQVSGFEIDKQKILNTLSFSSFFGYTTNIIGSIGTFLSKFLLVIIGVAFILAESKSFQTKLKVIFRNNARKLEHFNLFSYNIQRYFVVKSFTSFLTGFIIAIVLSFFGVDYPILWGVIAMLFNFVPVVGSIIASIPAILLALMNLPLSATIWVIVLYVVINISISNILEPKLMGKELGLSPLVIFFSLIFWGYILGIVGMFLAVPITMTLKIAFDSNTSSHWIGILMSDLSRKRDKSKEVLN
- a CDS encoding ABC transporter ATP-binding protein — translated: MNNKISLKYILKLLLDDKKSLIIGQVLTIIAILVSVPIPLLLPLLVDEVLLKKPDFFVNNIDKFLGSGSAFYYIALVTFIVLFLRIIYFLFSVLITKIFTKISKYVTFKIREKLLNHLELVNMNEYESLGSGSIGANLVTDVNTLDNFIVTIASKFIASILTLIAVAIVIITIDPILGLMILFIQPIIMVLSKKISKKTGVLKKEENKAIEEFQNNINETLDLFGQIKASNKENFFFEDSINKAKNIQKTSNEFNYKSVAYERFSFTIFLIAFEIFRAVGLLLVAYSDLSIGLMFAMFGYIWFIMTPVQDILTIQYAYSSASAAITRINKILDLKQEKNGILKLDSNSKKVDISLKNLSFYYNEDKEVLKNISFNIKSGEKVAIIGASGSGKTTIANIISGFYAKNSGDIFYNNINIEDLNKQSLRENIFLVLQMPILFNNSLRFNITMGNENISDVEIYKALKIAQLFQTVENMTDKLDTIVGKHGIRLSGGQRQRLSIARMIIANPAIVIFDESTSALDVHTEVKLFTELEEFLKDKTVITIAHRLSTVKNADMIYVIDDGKVVQQGKHKELEEQEGHYLEFVKKQLI